One stretch of Pseudomonas azotoformans DNA includes these proteins:
- a CDS encoding serralysin family metalloprotease, whose protein sequence is MSKVKDKAIVSAAQASTAYSQIDSFSHLYDRGGNLTINGKPSYSVDQAATQLLRDGAAYRDFDGNGKIDLTYTFLTSASSSTMNKHGIAGFSQFNAQQKAQAVLAMQSWADVANVTFTEKATGGDGHMTFGNYSSGQDGAAAFAYLPGTGAGYDGTSWYLTNNSYTPNKTPDLNNYGRQTLTHEIGHTLGLAHPGDYNAGNGNPTYNDATYGQDTRGYSLMSYWSESNTNQNFSKGGVEAYASAPLIDDIAAIQKLYGANYNTRAGDTTYGFNSNTGRDFYSATSNADKLVFSVWDGGGNDTLDFSGFTQNQKINLNEASFSDVGGLVGNVSIAKGVTVENAFGGAGNDLIIGNNAANVIKGGAGNDIIYGGGGADQLWGGAGNDTFVFGASSDSKPGAADKIFDFTSGSDKIDLSGITKGAGLTFVNAFTGHAGDAVLTYAAGTNLGTLAVDFSGHGVADFLVTTVGQAAVSDIVA, encoded by the coding sequence ATGTCAAAAGTAAAAGACAAGGCTATCGTGTCGGCGGCGCAAGCCAGCACCGCTTACTCGCAAATCGATAGCTTCAGCCATCTGTATGACCGTGGCGGCAACCTCACGATCAATGGCAAACCCTCCTACTCCGTTGACCAGGCGGCCACCCAGCTGCTGCGCGACGGTGCCGCGTACCGGGACTTTGACGGCAACGGCAAGATCGACCTGACCTACACCTTCCTGACCTCGGCCTCCTCGAGCACCATGAACAAACATGGCATCGCGGGTTTCAGCCAGTTCAACGCCCAGCAGAAAGCACAGGCCGTACTGGCCATGCAATCCTGGGCGGACGTGGCCAACGTCACCTTCACCGAGAAAGCCACCGGCGGTGACGGCCACATGACTTTCGGCAACTACAGCAGCGGCCAGGACGGCGCGGCCGCCTTCGCCTACCTGCCCGGCACCGGCGCAGGCTACGACGGCACGTCGTGGTACCTGACCAACAACAGCTACACGCCGAACAAGACCCCGGACCTGAACAACTACGGCCGGCAGACCCTGACCCACGAAATCGGCCACACCCTGGGCCTGGCCCACCCTGGCGACTACAACGCCGGGAACGGCAACCCGACCTACAACGACGCGACCTATGGACAGGACACGCGCGGCTACAGCCTGATGAGCTACTGGAGCGAGAGCAACACCAACCAGAACTTCAGCAAGGGTGGGGTCGAGGCGTACGCGTCTGCTCCACTGATCGACGACATCGCAGCGATCCAGAAGCTCTACGGCGCCAACTACAACACCCGTGCCGGCGACACCACCTACGGCTTCAACTCCAACACCGGGCGTGACTTCTACAGCGCCACCTCCAATGCCGACAAGCTGGTGTTCTCGGTGTGGGACGGTGGTGGCAACGACACCCTGGACTTCTCCGGCTTCACCCAGAACCAGAAGATCAACCTCAATGAAGCCTCGTTCTCCGACGTGGGCGGCCTGGTGGGCAACGTGTCCATCGCCAAGGGCGTGACCGTCGAGAACGCCTTTGGCGGTGCCGGTAACGATTTGATCATCGGCAACAACGCGGCCAACGTGATCAAGGGCGGTGCCGGCAACGACATCATCTACGGCGGCGGCGGGGCGGACCAGCTGTGGGGCGGCGCGGGCAACGACACCTTTGTGTTCGGTGCCAGCTCGGATTCCAAGCCGGGTGCGGCGGACAAGATCTTTGACTTTACTTCCGGGTCCGACAAGATCGACCTGTCCGGCATCACCAAAGGTGCAGGCCTGACCTTCGTCAATGCCTTCACCGGGCATGCCGGCGATGCGGTCCTCACCTACGCCGCAGGTACCAACCTGGGCACCCTGGCTGTGGACTTCTCCGGGCACGGCGTG
- a CDS encoding DmpA family aminopeptidase: protein MRARQLGITLGLGTPGEWNAITDVPGVRVGHSTLKTRIDGKQVRTGVSVIQPRAGEARLQPCFAGYHVLNGNGDATGLEWVSEAGLLTTPLAITNTHSIGIVRDSLIALERERLADPAVYWCMPVVMETYDGLLNDIWGQHLGPEHVREAVDNAETGPVQEGAVGGGTGMICHEFKGGIGTSSRRLPAEQGGWTVGVLVQANHGKRQELRVDGYPVGRRLMDIASPFAEQGTPGMGSIVVIIATDAPLLPHQCQRLAQRASIGIARTGGGTEDSSGDLFLAFATGNQDLPPADYGRKGLPFSSALQMVNNDHISPLFSAAAEAVEEAIINAMLAGEAMLTDQGVRVPGLDADTLLAALHDTGWSVSRK from the coding sequence ATGCGCGCACGTCAATTGGGCATCACGTTGGGGCTGGGCACGCCCGGTGAGTGGAACGCCATCACCGATGTGCCGGGGGTACGGGTCGGGCACAGCACGCTCAAGACCCGTATCGATGGCAAGCAGGTGCGCACCGGCGTCAGCGTGATCCAGCCGCGCGCGGGGGAGGCTCGCCTGCAACCGTGCTTTGCCGGGTACCACGTGCTCAATGGCAACGGTGACGCCACCGGCCTGGAATGGGTCAGCGAAGCGGGGCTGCTGACCACGCCGCTGGCGATCACCAACACCCACAGCATCGGCATTGTGCGTGACAGCCTGATTGCCCTGGAGCGCGAACGCCTGGCGGACCCGGCGGTGTATTGGTGCATGCCGGTGGTGATGGAAACCTATGACGGCCTGCTCAACGATATCTGGGGCCAGCACTTGGGGCCCGAGCATGTGCGCGAAGCCGTGGACAACGCCGAAACCGGCCCGGTGCAGGAGGGCGCTGTCGGCGGAGGCACCGGGATGATCTGCCACGAGTTCAAGGGCGGCATCGGTACATCCTCGCGGCGCCTGCCGGCGGAGCAGGGCGGCTGGACCGTTGGCGTGCTGGTGCAGGCCAACCACGGCAAGCGCCAGGAACTGCGGGTGGATGGCTACCCGGTGGGGCGCCGCCTGATGGACATTGCGTCGCCGTTCGCCGAGCAAGGCACGCCGGGTATGGGTTCGATTGTGGTGATCATCGCCACGGACGCGCCGTTGCTGCCGCACCAGTGCCAGCGCCTGGCACAACGAGCATCCATCGGCATCGCCCGTACCGGTGGCGGCACCGAGGATTCCAGCGGCGACCTGTTCCTGGCCTTTGCCACGGGTAACCAGGATTTGCCGCCGGCGGATTACGGGCGCAAGGGCCTGCCGTTCAGCAGTGCATTGCAGATGGTCAACAACGACCATATTTCGCCGCTGTTCAGCGCGGCGGCGGAGGCCGTGGAAGAGGCGATCATCAATGCGATGCTGGCCGGGGAGGCCATGCTCACCGATCAAGGTGTGCGCGTGCCGGGCCTGGACGCCGACACGCTGTTGGCGGCATTGCACGACACCGGCTGGAGTGTGTCCCGGAAATAG